From a region of the Gossypium raimondii isolate GPD5lz chromosome 10, ASM2569854v1, whole genome shotgun sequence genome:
- the LOC105778661 gene encoding L-type lectin-domain containing receptor kinase VII.1 produces the protein MEKKHPKLVLFVLMFFIITISQPISSLDFVFNGFNNSTDVLLYGIADIDSSNILTLTNETDFVVGRGLYSSKIPTKSPNSSHVLPFSTSFIFSMTPSSNKETLPGHGIVFIFTPSPGIDGTTSSQHLGLFNLTNDGDSDNHVFGVEFDVFLNQEFEDMDDNHVGIDVNSLKSTSSHTAGYWPDNGDQGFEELKLNSGENYQVWIEYADSVVNVTMAPIGTKRPKRPLLNVSLDLSDVFEDEMYVGFTSSTGRLVQSHRILAWSFSNSNFRLSERLITTGLPSFIIPKTPVYKHRSFIVGVTMGSFLVLVLIALFSLFLVKKKARERAAMEDWEFEYWPHKMTYREIDAATDGFSDENVIGFGGNGKVHKGVLQGGTEIAVKRISHENDGMREFLAEVSSLGRLKHRSLVSLKGWCKKEKGTFMLVYDYMENGSLDKRIYYDCDETKMLNYNDRIRIIKDVASAILYLHEGWEAKVLHRDIKASNVLLDKYMNGRLGDFGLARMHGHGQVASTTRVVGTVGYLAPEVFRCQRASTRTDVFSFGILILEVMCGRRPVEEGKPGLVNWVWELMMQNQLLAAVDPRLRTNDEEVEKVLHLGLLCSYPDPNSRPTMRQVVKVLEGKNERCEAETEDMEAYLLHKVKTRDMWINYSRNFGYALHPTIDNIRRPHSSFMSLSWTNSIVEGR, from the coding sequence ATGGAGAAGAAACACCCAAAGCTTGTCTTGTTTGTTCTTATGTTCTTTATAATCACCATATCTCAACCTATTTCATCACTTGATTTCGTCTTCAATGGCTTCAACAACTCAACTGATGTTTTACTCTACGGCATAGCCGACATAGATTCTTCCAACATCCTTACACTCACGAACGAAACTGATTTCGTTGTCGGTCGAGGTCTTTACAGCTCAAAAATCCCAACAAAATCCCCTAATTCATCTCACGTTCTTCCTTTTTCAACCTCTTTTATCTTCTCCATGACTCCTTCGAGTAACAAAGAAACCCTACCTGGACATGGGATTGTCTTCATTTTTACACCAAGTCCAGGCATCGATGGGACTACCTCGTCACAACATCTTGGTCTTTTCAACCTTACTAACGATGGAGACAGTGATAACCATGTCTTTGGTGTTGAGTTCGATGTGTTTTTAAACCAAGAATTTGAAGACATGGATGATAACCATGTCGGAATCGATGTTAATTCACTTAAATCAACAAGCTCCCATACGGCAGGTTACTGGCCCGACAATGGAGATCAGGGTTTTGAGGAACTTAAGCTTAACAGTGGTGAGAACTATCAGGTTTGGATTGAATATGCTGATTCGGTTGTTAATGTAACTATGGCACCTATAGGAACCAAAAGGCCTAAACGTCCATTATTGAATGTTTCTTTGGATTTATCTGATGTTTTTGAAGATGAAATGTATGTTGGATTTACTTCATCAACTGGTAGATTGGTTCAAAGTCATAGGATTTTAGCTTGGAGTTTCAGTAACTCGAATTTTCGATTAAGTGAAAGGTTGATCACTACTGGTTTACCTTCATTTATTATCCCCAAAACACCAGTTTATAAGCACAGATCGTTTATTGTTGGTGTCACAATGGGGAGCTTCCTTGTTCTTGTTTTGATTGCCCTGTTTTCTCTGTTTTTGGTTAAGAAGAAAGCAAGGGAAAGAGCGGCAATGGAAGATTGGGAATTCGAGTATTGGCCGCATAAGATGACATACAGAGAGATCGATGCAGCTACCGATGGTTTCTCTGATGAAAACGTGATTGGTTTCGGGGGAAACGGAAAGGTTCACAAGGGTGTTTTACAAGGAGGAACAGAGATAGCTGTGAAACGAATTTCGCACGAAAATGATGGCATGAGAGAGTTTTTGGCCGAGGTTTCGAGTCTCGGTCGGTTAAAGCACAGGAGTTTGGTCAGTTTAAAAGGTTGGTgtaagaaagaaaaaggtacaTTCATGTTGGTTTATGATTATATGGAAAATGGGAGCTTAGACAAGAGGATATACTATGATTGTGATGAGACCAAAATGTTGAATTATAATGATAGAATTAGAATCATAAAAGATGTTGCTTCAGCAATATTGTATTTGCATGAAGGATGGGAAGCTAAGGTCTTACATAGGGATATTAAAGCAAGCAATGTATTGCTTGATAAGTACATGAATGGAAGGTTAGGTGATTTTGGGTTAGCCCGAATGCACGGGCATGGTCAAGTAGCTAGCACAACACGTGTGGTTGGAACCGTGGGTTACTTGGCACCTGAAGTGTTTAGATGCCAACGAGCATCGACACGAACCGATGTGTTCAGTTTTGGGATCTTAATCTTAGAGGTCATGTGTGGGAGGAGACCTGTAGAAGAAGGGAAGCCGGGTTTGGTGAATTGGGTATGGGAATTGATGATGCAAAACCAATTACTCGCCGCGGTCGATCCACGGTTAAGAACCAATGATGAAGAGGTGGAGAAGGTGCTGCATTTAGGCTTGTTGTGCTCATATCCTGACCCAAATTCAAGACCAACAATGAGACAAGTAGTTAAAGTGTTGGAGGGGAAGAATGAGCGTTGTGAAGCAGAAACGGAGGATATGGAAGCATACTTGTTGCACAAGGTGAAGACTAGAGATATGTGGATTAATTACTCTCGGAATTTTGGGTATGCGTTACACCCCACGATCGATAATATTCGACGGCCACATTCGTCTTTTATGTCACTGTCTTGGACCAACAGCATTGTGGAAGgtagataa
- the LOC105777975 gene encoding uncharacterized protein LOC105777975 encodes MARVATRIPWNHRNLAYGCPEFKFPEQPDPVTPDIELEFLEDSDQGVLGNCNGDKFRGNNNDGIVGDGVDDDDDEKENDGGNDENSKSFWESQHQVLQQTLCRTSSMELRIRTATKEALNDIQKGRTVCVCGKSSTSENCKSCLMREVSSRLQNAGFNSAVCRSKWRSSPDIPSGEHSFLDVIENTRKGEVRVIIELNFRAEFEIARASEDYNRLVQRLPEVFVGKVERLNNVIKILCSAAKKCMKEKKMHMGPWRKQRYMQAKWLKSCERNTSTQSLPVGRSGDRLTKPRASMLTVDLLGKLSNVHCTALEVV; translated from the exons atggctCGCGTTGCGACAAGAATTCCATGGAATCACCGGAATTTAGCGTACGGATGCCCGGAATTCAAGTTCCCGGAGCAACCCGATCCGGTTACGCCGGATATAGAGTTGGAATTTCTTGAAGATAGCGACCAGGGGGTCCTGGGAAACTGCAACGGCGATAAATTTAGGGGTAATAATAACGATGGAATTGTCGGCGATGgtgttgatgatgatgacgatgaGAAAGAGAACGATGGGGGCAACGATGAAAATAGTAAGAGTTTTTGGGAAAGCCAACACCAGGTTTTACAGCAAACGTTGTGTAGGACTAGCTCCATGGAATTGAGAATCAGGACCGCCACAAAAGAAGCTTTGAATGATATTCAAAAAGGAAGAACTGTATGTGTTTGTGGAAAATCCTCAACTTCGGAAAATTGTAAGAGTTGTCTCATGAGAGAAGTTTCTAGCCGTCTCCAAAATGCCGGTTTCAACAGTGCCGTTTGCCGGTCTAAATGGCGTAGCTCCCCAGATATCCCATCAG GGGAACATAGTTTCTTGGATGtgatagaaaatacaaggaaaggGGAAGTAAGGGTAATAATAGAGTTGAATTTCAGAGCTGAATTTGAGATCGCAAGAGCTAGTGAAGATTACAATCGGCTAGTACAAAGATTACCAGAAGTTTTCGTAGGTAAAGTAGAAAGATTAAACAATGTGATCAAAATCTTGTGTTCGGCTGCCAAGAAATgcatgaaggaaaagaaaatgcatATGGGGCCATGGAGGAAACAAAGATACATGCAGGCCAAGTGGCTTAAATCATGCGAAAGGAATACATCGACACAATCGTTGCCGGTTGGACGTTCCGGTGACCGGTTGACGAAGCCGAGGGCATCAATGTTAACAGTAGATTTGTTGGGGAAGTTGTCCAATGTGCATTGTACAGCACTTGAGGTtgtatga
- the LOC105777316 gene encoding serine/threonine/tyrosine-protein kinase HT1 yields MAEEANSWIRRTNFSHTVCHRLDSSRLVSLPFNLQLDTNQERTLGSKPSNPKSDHIDPLIQRNPVTNKQRSVSPVPQTVLSDTFKEARSERRRFSTPHPHRKESDKRRMRRFFHKESHLHEKKGSNSSPLRNSGSPRVSDKSKFRKEASWTKYFDYAGGRVNSADAADEHTVDLSQLFLGLRFAHGAHSRLYHGIYKEEAVAVKIIRVLDDADNGDLAVRLEKQFNREVTLLSRLYHRNIIKFVAACRKPPVYCVITEYLSEGSLRAYLHKLDHKSLPLQKIIAIALEVARGMEYIHSQGVIHRDLKPENILIDEEFHLKIADFGIACEEAHCDLLADDPGTYRWMAPEMIKRKPYGRKVDVYSFGLILWEMVAGTIPYEDMNPIQAAFAVVNKNLRPVVPGDCPPAMRALVEQCWSLHAEKRPEFWQIVKVLEQFESSFNQDGTLNSVPNLTCQDHKKGLLHRIQKLGPVHLQSNASSMLKPKFT; encoded by the exons ATGGCAGAAGAGGCTAATTCATGGATTAGAAGAACAAATTTTTCTCATACAGTTTGTCATAGGTTGGATTCATCTAGATTGGTATCTTTACCTTTCAACCTACAATTAGATACAAACCAAGAGAGGACTTTAGGGTCTAAACCTTCTAATCCAAAATCCGATCACATCGATCCGTTGATTCAGCGGAATCCGGTCACGAACAAGCAACGATCTGTTTCTCCGGTCCCGCAAACAGTTTTGTCTGATACGTTTAAAGAAGCAAGGTCTGAGAGGAGGAGGTTCTCGACTCCACATCCTCATAGGAAAGAATCTGATAAGCGGAGGATGAGAAGGTTTTTCCATAAGGAATCCCATTTGCACGAAAAGAAAGGGTCGAATTCGAGTCCTCTTAGGAACTCAGGGTCACCGAGAGTTTCAGATAAGTCGAAGTTTAGGAAGGAGGCTTCTTGGACCAAGTATTTTGATTATGCTGGTGGAAGGGTTAACTCTGCTGATGCAGCTGATGAACATACTGTTGATCTTTCACAGTTGTTTCTCGGGCTTAGATTTGCACATGGTGCTCATAGTCGCCTTTATCATGGGATATATAAAGAGGAAGCTGTTGCGGTTAAGATTATTAGGGTACTGGACGATGCCGACAATGGAGATTTGGCTGTTCGATTAGAGAAACAGTTCAATAGAGAGGTTACTCTTTTATCCAGGCTCTACCATAGGAACATTATAAAg TTTGTAGCAGCATGCAGAAAGCCACCGGTTTATTGTGTTATAACGGAATATTTATCGGAGGGTTCGTTAAGGGCATATTTACACAAGCTTGATCACAAGTCCCTTCCTTTGCAAAAGATAATTGCTATTGCTCTCGAAGTTGCTCGTGGAATGGAATACATTCATTCTCAAGGAGTCATTCATCGTGATCTTAAGCCTGAAAACATCCTTATCGACGAGGAATTCCACTTGAAAATTGCTGATTTCGGTATAGCTTGTGAGGAGGCACATTGTGATCTATTAGCAGATGATCCGGGGACTTATCGATGGATGGCACCTGAGATGATCAAAAGGAAACCGTATGGACGGAAAGTGGATGTTTACAGCTTTGGACTAATCTTGTGGGAAATGGTAGCCGGTACGATCCCGTACGAGGATATGAATCCTATCCAAGCTGCATTTGCAGTTGTGAACAAG AATTTGAGACCGGTAGTCCCGGGAGACTGTCCGCCTGCCATGCGAGCATTAGTTGAGCAATGTTGGTCATTACATGCAGAAAAAAGGCCAGAGTTCTGGCAGATCGTAAAAGTGTTGGAACAATTCGAGTCATCGTTTAATCAAGATGGAACCCTGAATTCGGTACCGAACCTAACTTGCCAAGACCATAAGAAAGGGCTTCTTCATCGGATTCAAAAGCTCGGTCCCGTGCACCTTCAAAGTAATGCTTCATCTATGCTTAAACCTAAGTTCACATGA